The Panicum virgatum strain AP13 chromosome 5K, P.virgatum_v5, whole genome shotgun sequence genome has a window encoding:
- the LOC120708316 gene encoding uncharacterized protein LOC120708316: MTYGEHEYVPAAAAAMMGNMKEAELMRESLRKPAQGYDTNENMLRTSFIRDRILSVMLEMCDVREPTGIPANLNCDGSDGITFAENEINENKDESNGKNSEKEVARNSMGERNGIDENKGPRGN, from the exons ATGACCTACGGAGAGCATGAAtatgttcctgctgctgctgctgccatgaTG GGCAACATGAAAGAGGCTGAGTTGATGCGTGAGTCGCTGAGGAAACCCGCGCAGGGGTATGACACTAATGAGAACATGTTGAGGACCTCGTTTATCCGGGATCGTATCTTGTCAGTTATGTTGGAAATGTGTGATGTGAGAGAGCCTACTGG CATTCCTGCGAATTTGAATTGCGATGGATCTGATGGCATCACCTTTGCAGAGAATGAGATAAATGAAAATAAG GATGAATCCAACGGCAAGAACTCCGAGAAGGAAGTAGCAAGAAACAGCATGGGAGAAAGGAATGGGATAGATGAAAATAAG GGCCCAAGGGGGAACTAA
- the LOC120708319 gene encoding disease resistance protein SUMM2-like: MEFVASIIDTVFRPLKDYFARTVGYVMSSGDYLDSMVHEMSELKSKRDDVQRMVDAAERQGMEATSQVTWWLERVSILDGRVEAIVLDFQERLELPPEQAPGLKATYLLSKMADEARAEAVDLKDKGEFQKVADELVQLRFEEMPSAPVLGRDALLQELDTCVRGGDVGIVGIYGIAGVGKTALLNKFNNDFLINSPDINVAIYIEVGKDYNLDDIQRIIGDRLGVSWENRTPKERAGVLYRVLSKMNFVLLLDDVWEPLNFRMLGIPVPKHSSKSKIVLTTRIEDVCDRMDVRRKLKMECLPWEPAWELFREKVGDHLMSSSPEIRHQAQALATKCGGLPLALITVGRAMASKRTAKEWKHAITVLKIAPWQLLGMELDVLEPLKKSYDNLPSDKLRLCLLYCSLFPEEFSISKDWIIGYCIGEGFIDDLYTEMDEIYNKGHDLLGDLKIASLLEKGEDEDYIKMHPMVRAMALWIASDFGEKETKWLVRAGVGLKEAPGAEKWSDAERISFMRNNILELYEKPECPLLKTLMLQGNPGLDKICDGFFQFMPSLRVLDLSHTSISELPSGISSLVQLQYLDLYNTNIRSLPRELGSLATLRFLLLSHMPLEMIPGGVICSLTMLQVLYMDLSYGDWKVGATGNGVEFQELESLRRLKALDITIQSPEALERLSRSYRLAGSTRNILIKTCSSMTKIELPTSHLWKNMTNLKRVWIASCSNLAEVIIDGSKETVGSNALPRAILQARAELVDEEQPILPTLHDIILQGLHKVKIIYKGGCLQNLSSLFIWYCHGLEELITVSEEQDAAASGGEQASGAFRVITPFPNLQELYLHGLAKFRRLSSNTCTLHFPSLQSLKIVECPNLKKLKLSAGGLNVIQCSREWWDGLEWDDAEVRASYEDLFRPLH, encoded by the coding sequence ATGGAGTTCGTGGCGTCCATCATCGACACGGTGTTCCGGCCGCTCAAGGACTACTTCGCGCGGACCGTCGGCTACGTCATGTCCTCCGGCGACTACCTCGACTCGATGGTCCACGAGATGAGCGAGCTCAAGAGCAAGCGCGACGACGTCCAGCGCATGGTCGACGCCGCCGAGCGCCAGGGCATGGAGGCCACCAGCCAGGTCACGTGGTGGCTCGAGCGCGTTTCCATCCTCGACGGCCGGGTCGAGGCCATCGTCCTCGACTTCCAGGAGCGCCTCGAGCTCCCGCCGGAACAGGCCCCCGGCCTCAAGGCCACCTACCTCCTCAGCAAGATGGCCGACGAGGCGCGCGCAGAGGCCGTCGACCTCAAGGACAAGGGCGAATTCCAGAAGGTCGCGGACGAGCTCGTGCAGCTCCGCTTCGAGGAGATGCCCAGCGCGCCCGTCCTAGGCAGGGACGCGCTCCTCCAGGAGCTCGACACCTGCGTCCGGGGCGGCGACGTGGGCATCGTCGGCATCTACGGCATTGCCGGGGTCGGGAAGACCGCGCTGCTCAACAAGTTCAACAACGACTTCCTCATCAACTCCCCTGACATCAATGTTGCCATCTACATCGAGGTCGGCAAGGACTACAATCTTGATGACATCCAGAGGATCATCGGCGACCGGCTCGGCGTGTCGTGGGAGAACCGGACGCCCAAGGAGCGCGCCGGGGTGCTCTACAGGGTGCTCAGCAAGATGAATTTCGTGCTGCTGCTGGATGATGTCTGGGAGCCACTCAATTTCCGGATGCTCGGCATCCCGGTGCCCAAGCACAGCTCCAAGAGCAAGATCGTCTTGACAACGAGGATCGAGGATGTGTGCGATCGCATGGACGTTcgccgcaagctcaagatggagTGTCTGCCCTGGGAACCCGCGTGGGAGCTTTTCCGCGAGAAGGTTGGCGACCACCTGATGAGTTCTAGCCCGGAGATCCGGCACCAAGCGCAGGCGCTGGCCACAAAGTGTGGCGGGCTGCCCCTTGCGCTTATCACTGTTGGTCGGGCAATGGCCAGCAAGCGCACCGCAAAAGAGTGGAAGCACGCCATTACTGTGCTTAAGATTGCCCCATGGCAGCTTCTTGGCATGGAGCTTGATGTTCTTGAGCCTCTCAAGAAGAGTTATGATAACTTGCCCAGCGACAAACTAAGGCTCTGCCTACTATATTGCTCACTGTTCCCAGAGGAGTTCTCCATTTCCAAGGATTGGATCATAGGCTACTGCATTGGTGAAGGTTTCATAGATGATTTGTACACTGAGATGGATGAAATATACAACAAGGGGCATGACCTTCTCGGTGATCTAAAGATTGCCTCTTTGCTGGAGAAAGGTGAAGATGAGGATTATATCAAAATGCATCCAATGGTCCGTGCTATGGCTCTATGGATAGCATCGGATTTTGGCGAGAAGGAGACCAAATGGCTTGTCCGCGCCGGAGTTGGGCTGAAGGAGGCACCAGGCGCAGAGAAGTGGAGCGACGCTGAGCGGATTTCTTTCATGCGAAACAACATTCTTGAGCTGTATGAGAAGCCTGAATGCCCTTTACTGAAGACTTTGATGCTACAAGGCAACCCTGGGTTGGACAAGATATGTGATGGCTTCTTCCAGTTCATGCCATCTCTCAGAGTTTTAGATTTGTCCCATACTTCTATCAGTGAATTACCTTCAGGGATCAGTTCGTTGGTTCAGTTGCAGTACCTGGATTTGTATAACACAAACATCAGGTCCCTGCCAAGGGAGCTAGGATCACTAGCAACTCTGCGGTTCTTGCTTCTCTCACATATGCCACTAGAGATGATCCCAGGTGGTGTTATATGCAGCCTCACAATGTTGCAAGTCTTGTACATGGATCTCAGCTATGGAGATTGGAAGGTTGGTGCAACTGGAAATGGTGTTGAATTTCAGGAGCTCGAGAGCCTGCGCAGGCTCAAGGCGCTAGACATCACAATACAATCGCCTGAGGCCTTGGAGCGGTTGTCTCGGTCATATCGCCTTGCTGGTTCAACAAGAAATATACTGATAAAGACTTGTTCGAGCATGACGAAGATAGAGCTTCCTACAAGCCACCTCTGGAAGAACATGACTAATCTGAAGAGAGTGTGGATTGCAAGCTGCAGCAACTTAGCGGAAGTAATAATTGATGGCAGCAAAGAAACTGTTGGCAGCAATGCACTCCCCCGTGCCATCTTGCAAGCCCGGGCTGAACTTGTAGATGAAGAGCAGCCCATCCTTCCAACCCTGCATGATATCATCCTTCAGGGACTCCATAAGGTAAAGATCATCTACAAAGGCGGGTGCCTACAGAATCTATCATCACTGTTCATCTGGTATTGCCATGGGCTGGAAGAGCTGATTACTGTCAGTGAAGAACAAGATGCAGCAGCAAGTGGCGGAGAACAAGCTTCGGGAGCGTTTAGAGTTATCACACCCTTCCCCAACCTCCAAGAGCTGTATCTCCATGGCTTGGCAAAGTTCAGGAGGCTGAGCAGCAATACGTGTACACTGCACTTCCCATCGCTACAGAGCTTGAAGATTGTCGAGTGCCCGAATCTGAAGAAGCTGAAACTTTCTGCCGGAGGGCTCAATGTGATACAATGCTCAAGGGAATGGTGGGATGGGCTGGAGTGGGATGATGCTGAAGTCAGAGCTTCATATGAGGACCTGTTCCGCCCATTGCACTGA